The following proteins are encoded in a genomic region of Desulfosporosinus youngiae DSM 17734:
- a CDS encoding cell wall-binding repeat-containing protein yields the protein MKRNSIKVFITVLAVTSFMLFNTCTIAATPSINLTQTPEVTRIWGADRYETAKAIAEKYCSDTVENIVLVPGNSYANAIPAAVLAYQKKAAFLLVGPSANQTKEAFDFIAKHLNTAGMVYLVGDSDQIGQDVESKLADIGCANITRISGENKIETDHLIAKELSVQIGTPVVIATSENFPDSLSISSIAAANGWPILFSENNQLPDSIKEYISSIKPSQFYITGGTVVVSAEVEAELKLIQPEAEFIRFAGKDRYDTSRQIANYFAPDASNIYIASGLQFPDGITGGMLAAQTKAPVLLINPNAQIQELSNFRTVSTITCFGGTQALSAELVRGLRQKSSVVNPYVEYSYEQMRKDAAEIQELYPEAVQLETIGQSVENRELLLLKLGKGEKKVFLNGSMHAREYMTTSFLMKMIDEYAYAYTYDEPFDNYNVKTLLDNVTLYIVPMVNPDGVNLVQNGLSAVNNPQKVKQMRLFYPKLGYASWKANINGVDLNRNFPVGWDVKSSDTKVPSSQNYKGTQPMTEPEVMAVMDLVKNNSFKIVVSYHTQGEYIFWSDKNCGSFNYLLEPMTNRLVSLTGYEKGGKIHTSGNWGAGIADWTRSLKIPTFTLELCPYRSEIPYPDSGFDDVWERVKDTGLFFAQEAIALDGSITK from the coding sequence ATGAAAAGAAATAGTATTAAGGTATTCATTACTGTACTTGCTGTAACAAGTTTTATGCTATTTAACACCTGCACGATTGCAGCCACCCCCTCGATAAATCTAACACAAACACCGGAGGTCACAAGGATTTGGGGAGCAGATAGGTATGAAACAGCCAAAGCGATTGCTGAAAAATATTGCAGCGATACCGTAGAAAATATTGTCCTTGTTCCTGGAAATAGTTATGCGAATGCAATTCCGGCAGCAGTTTTAGCGTATCAAAAAAAAGCAGCATTTCTTTTAGTAGGGCCCAGTGCCAATCAAACGAAAGAAGCCTTTGATTTCATTGCCAAGCACTTAAATACTGCTGGCATGGTCTACCTTGTGGGGGACAGCGATCAGATAGGACAAGATGTTGAGAGTAAATTAGCGGATATCGGGTGTGCGAACATTACGAGAATCAGCGGTGAAAACAAGATTGAAACAGACCATTTGATTGCCAAAGAATTGAGTGTGCAGATAGGGACACCGGTTGTTATTGCTACTAGTGAAAATTTTCCCGATTCGTTATCGATCTCCAGCATTGCTGCAGCCAATGGCTGGCCGATACTTTTTAGCGAGAACAATCAACTACCTGATTCAATTAAAGAATATATAAGCTCGATTAAACCTTCCCAATTTTATATTACCGGGGGAACAGTGGTAGTATCTGCTGAAGTGGAAGCGGAGTTAAAGCTGATTCAACCGGAAGCGGAATTCATACGATTCGCCGGCAAAGACAGATATGATACCTCCCGTCAGATCGCCAATTATTTTGCTCCGGATGCCTCCAATATTTATATAGCATCCGGTCTCCAATTCCCTGATGGTATAACGGGAGGCATGCTAGCCGCCCAAACCAAAGCTCCGGTATTATTGATCAACCCTAATGCACAGATTCAAGAACTTTCCAATTTCCGAACAGTATCAACTATCACCTGCTTCGGTGGGACGCAGGCTTTATCGGCTGAATTAGTAAGAGGATTGAGGCAGAAGAGTAGTGTAGTCAATCCTTATGTAGAATATAGTTATGAGCAAATGCGCAAGGACGCTGCAGAAATTCAAGAACTTTATCCTGAGGCTGTACAATTAGAAACTATAGGCCAATCTGTAGAAAATAGAGAGCTGTTACTCCTTAAACTTGGCAAGGGAGAAAAGAAAGTCTTTCTGAATGGCAGTATGCATGCCAGGGAATATATGACGACCTCTTTCCTGATGAAAATGATTGATGAATACGCCTATGCCTATACGTATGATGAACCATTCGATAACTATAATGTCAAAACGCTTTTGGACAATGTAACACTCTACATCGTCCCCATGGTCAATCCGGACGGGGTCAATTTAGTGCAAAACGGGTTATCTGCCGTAAATAATCCTCAGAAAGTTAAGCAAATGCGTCTATTCTATCCGAAATTGGGTTACGCCAGTTGGAAGGCGAATATCAACGGCGTAGACCTCAATCGAAATTTTCCGGTAGGTTGGGATGTAAAATCAAGCGATACCAAGGTTCCAAGTTCACAAAACTATAAAGGAACGCAACCGATGACCGAACCTGAAGTAATGGCTGTCATGGATTTGGTTAAAAATAACAGTTTTAAGATTGTCGTGTCCTATCATACCCAAGGCGAATATATTTTTTGGTCGGATAAAAACTGCGGTTCTTTTAATTATCTATTAGAACCGATGACAAATAGACTTGTAAGCCTCACCGGATATGAAAAAGGAGGGAAAATACATACCTCAGGAAATTGGGGTGCTGGGATTGCGGATTGGACCCGGTCACTAAAAATTCCGACCTTTACCCTTGAGCTCTGTCCATATCGCAGCGAAATTCCTTATCCTGATTCAGGGTTTGATGATGTTTGGGAAAGGGTAAAGGATACAGGATTGTTTTTTGCACAAGAGGCTATAGCGCTTGACGGCAGCATTACAAAATAA